The segment ACTTCAACAAGatggaagaggggagggaggaataaGCCTACTACATAGAGATGATATACCATAAAAACCAGGAGGGAGAACAGGGCCTGAACTTCCTAGGTAATACAACCAGATTTTGACCCACGCACTGATCAAATCTTTCATTAACCACTGAGATGAGGTAAACAACCATTAGCAGGCTGCAGTAGAAGCTCAGCTTAACCTCCAGGAATCAGTTTCCACAAACTAAAAAACATAAGAGATTTAATCATCTCTGAAACtctctgcattttttaaattctatgacCTTATGAGTATTATCCTGAGAATGGCCATGGTCAAAGATATCCGAATTACTCTGTAACTGTAACTCCCCTTCACCTACATGGGTTTCCATAGTTACAGGGATATAAAATAAACTCACTATTGAATCCAAGGCAGGACCTGACACTAAACTTGTCAAAGGAGAGAAAACATCAAGTTCAACATCTGTGGCATTCTTTCTAGCTCATCCTGACACATTTTGGCAGAAAACTTGAACTGCCACAGTTCAATTATTCAGAATGTCAGCCTATAAAAATCCAACCCTAAAAGTTTTATTAAAGCCATGATCTGctacaaataataatagaaacttcACTTAAGAAAACTTTATTTGCTGCCTAGTTCATTTAATGATGTGACATAAGAAAAGCATTGTAGTTGTCGGAAGGTGGTGAGCCTGAGGCGAACAATGGCGGAGTTGGGTGAAGCCGATGAAGCGGAGTTGCAGCGTCTGGTGGCAGCCGAGCAGCAGAAGGCGCAGTTTACTGCACAGGCCACGTGCCCGTAGAAAAGATACTCATCCACTGTGGGTTTTGGTTTCGCCATCACCCCACTGCCTCACTGGATTGTGGGGATCATATGCGACAATGTATTTGAAAACGACTAGAACATTAATGCGACAATGTATTTGAAAACGACTAGAACATTATCGGAGGAAGGTGGACTCTGAAGTAGTCGCTGTAGACTATGGATTTAGAACAAGGGTTTGGAGCCCTTCGGACATGGTTCTAACGCGGCCTGACTTCTTGCTGGCTACATGACCTTGGACTACGTAATCACGCCTCTTAAATGGGAGGTGATGACAGCTATCCTTGAGGACCTTAGAGAGAACTGATTTCTTAGTACCCAGCCTCACAAATAGTAAGCTCTTGGTGCATCACTTCATGGAGTTATATTGGGATAAATGTGTGGAGAAGCCAGGGAATCGCCTAGACTCTCGCACTGAAAATTGTCTCTCCAGCTGTGTAGACCGCTTCATTGACACCACTCTTGCCATCACCAGTCGGTTTGCCCAGATTGTACAGAAAGGAGGGCAGTAGGCCATCCCCCAGGAGAATGACAGAAGCAAAGGACTTGTTATTAAGCAGACTTAAGGGCCAGTGGGGGAAGGCTGTCAACCCATTGTCAGATCAGCATCAGGCTGTTATCAAGTCTGTTGGTGCTAAAAAGTAAAAGATgaaatgttcaaaaaaaaaaaaaaaaaaagaaaagcattgtaTATTTCAGGACTTCTGACACTGACACTTAAAATGTCTGTTAAAGAAAACACAACAACTTGCCTCAGACACAGGCCATGTGGTTCACCAAAAGTTACCAGGAATTAGAGAAAATAATCAAAGTAGGGAAGAGAAGTTTTTGTTCACTGTTTTTACAGGAGCACTAAGAATATTTGAATGCCAAtgacggaaaaaaaaaaattgaaagaaccTCTTCTACTCACTGTTGAAATTACCTTTCTAAATTTCAgggtattaaaataaataagatatatgCTGCATAGCACAGgaaaatgtttaaaggaaaagTTCACTTTTTTGTGCCTTCATATTACTTTGAAAAATGCCAGGGAAGATCCGTAAGCAAAGTGATAAATGCCTACTAGGTTTGAttcactagattttttttttttttttttttgagacagacttttgctctgtcgcccaggctggagcacaatggtgccatataagctcactgcagcctccacctcctaggttcaagcaattcttgtgcctcaacctcccatgtagctgggattacaggcgtgtgccaccacgtccagctaatttttgtatttttagtagagacagggtttcaccatgttggccaggctggttttgagctcctgacctcaggtgatccacccacctcggcctcccaaagtgctgggactgcagccatgaaccactgcacccagcctagatttttatacataaaaaaatatgtgtcagtatgtttattgcggcactattcacaatagcaaagagttggaaccaacccaaatgtccaacaacaatagactggattaagaaaatgtggcacatatacaccatggaatactatgcagccataaaaaatgatgagttcatgtcttttgtagggacatggatgaaactggaaaacatcattctcagtaaactatcgcaaggacaaaaaaccaaacaccgcatgttctcactcgtaggtgggaattgaacgatgagaactcatggacacaggaaggggaacatcacactccgggcactgttgtggggttgggggaggggggagggacagcattaggagatatacctaatgctaaatgacgagttgatgggtgcaggaaatcaacatggcacatggatacatatgtaacaaacgtgcacattgtacacatgtaccctaaaacctaaagtataataataaaaaaaaaaaaaaaaaatatgtgtcaGATTTGAATACATAGTAATTAGTTAGTTCCTGAATTGATATGCTAACTCAGTGCATTAGAGTCTGGTATTTCTAAATTTAACACTAAAAGCTCAAACTGCCATCTTGTAAATATGTGCCACTCACTACCAGAGAAAGTGTCACTCACtatcagagaaagagagaaggcgAGCTAGACAAGGCAATACAACCCAGTGCGATTACTTCCCACAGCAATTCAGCAGGCATTCTTTGCTACTACTCAGACACAATCACGATTTCTTTATTTAAAGAGCAGAACATGGTAGTATTTTAAATAGCATGGCCTCATAAGCAATCTGTGAAGGTCCCTTATTGATTATAATTCTAAATCCAAGCTCTTGGAGATCAGTTATCCAGGTTAGAAAAGTTTGTTGAcaccaaggaaaatatcttcattttgatATCTCTAAAATTCCACTTTTGTTGCAATTTCTCCATAGGCATATATAATTATTGGCCTGTTCCAAAAGCATCTTGAAGTGCCAACTTTAGAATATCATTCTGGGTTCAGTCTTACAATATTAGTAATCCATTTCTTATGGAATCGATGAAGACTGCCTACCTCCATATAGTCTTGGGAATGTTGATGTGTTcatgaatataaaatatgtaccTCTCCCAACCACCACCATACTTATAACAGTAAGTTTCCTTATGTGTGTGACATAAAACACCTCAAATCAGTTCATAATTAATAACCACACTACAAATTAGATCACCACACTTTAGGCTAAGTTAAAATGGCAGGTTGCGATATGACTGTCCTGAGTCTGTCTCTCATATGAATGTGACAATGGGTCATCTTATAGGTGGACAAGTGAGCTCAGTTCTATTTTCAGCTTCAGTagtataaaacagaaatttattttaagaatgaCATTAACTGTGtatatttgatattattattGTACCATTATTATTGGAGAACATCCACAGCACTCATTAACTGGTGGATCTCATTCCATATTTTTGTTCATTAAAGGTCCTCTTgtactaattttttaattcaaattcaaCCTGTTACAGTGAGGTTCTCCAAGAATGCCAGGGATTGGTCTAATTGTATAAATGCATACTGAGATTGCACAGAATGTCCTCCAGCCCCGTAGAAgaatataataagatatataagCACATTTAATGAAAGTCTGACCAGTAAAAAAAGGTTATCCAGTTAATAATAGCCagattcagggaaaaaaaagtcactttttaTCTAACACTGTTCAAGACAGACACAAGCAACCCCATCACCAGTGAGATTTTCTCCACTGGGGTCTGGTAATATGTTGTTATACTTCCTCAGCATTTAGTAGAAACATCTCAGCAAGCCATTGTGTTGTTATTACCAAGAACACCCCTGGGTTATCTGAGTAATATGAGAAGAAAGAAGTTAGTCTATTCTAACAAAGCACCTCAAAGCAACACAAAAATATAGTAGCTTGAATGAAATAGAGGTCTCTTACTCTCTCCCCACACAGTCTACATGTAAATAATCTTGGCTTCACAGAGCCAACTCTACTGTCCCCTACACATGCCTTTCAAAGTTGCTCCAATTCTCACCATTCCCCAGTGAGtgacaggaaaacaaaaagttgagTAGGACAGTTTTATCTTCAAAATTTTGCTGCAGAAGAGTTGACTTTTGTAACCCAGTGAATCCCCGAGTTTAACCTGCAGGTTATATGCAGAGGGACTTTCCTTTAGCAGATCTGtatttctttccatctctgcTTCCAAACCTAACTTGGCTGCCTTCACCTCTCTTTTGCAAAAAGCAACAATAAAGAGTTTATAAACATCAAACTTTTGAGTTTTTCCATGTAGTTACGCTAGACCAACAGACTCAGTGAGCATGTGCTCTGCTTTCCAAGTTATTGTAGACAAAATTGtatcaaatatttttcaacaGTTTGAGTCAACATCACCAGAGTCTACAATATTTATTGCCTTGCAACCCCCGCCAGGCTGCTAAGCATAGTTCTGGTTATTGTTATGGGTATGACTCCACTTCTGGGTACCATTTTCTGTATTAATTAGATGCTATAATTTTAGAAACCCCCCAAACAcagtgacatatatatatatatatatgcgtacatatatatataacatatatataagatAACCTAGAAATTAACACGTATTTCTGCTCAAATTCAATTGGATTAAACTTATTTGCATGGCTACACCTAGAAACAAGTATGTTCTTAGGTGGTGACCACCTGCTCTGCTAAAACTGGCCAGAGAGGGATTATATTAttcaaaaggaaaaggagaatggTTAATGAAGAGCAATAAGTAGTCTCTGTCAGACAGGGATTTCAGAATCCTCACCTACTGTTATTGCATTGTTCTGGTTCTTTGTGTAAGCAGGTCTCTAAGAGTCTGAAAAGCAGGGCATACAATATGAAATAACAAATCCAAACCCTAAGACTCGCCTTTGATGAGTTTACATGGATCATAACCCTTGCACATCTCCAATTTAGCTTCCTCACCATAACATTTCAAATCTaataaggaggaggaaagaaggaagcatgCTAGCATATAAATATATTGCCTCCATTTCAGAATATTTGTACTTAAAGAGTTCCTGCATTATCTTTTCTTCATGTTGAATTTCTTAGAATTCTGTGTCACTCAGCACCCATTAGCCACAGCACAGTTTCCAGATGGATCTAGGTCTTGCCAACCTTTTTAGCTCAGAATACTGTCCTCCCCAAGTTCCACAAACACCAAAGCTGATGATTCACAAGAATGTGGCTTAATCATAATACAGCCACACAAATATGCTATACAGCATTCTATGTTAAAATGGAAGACAAGCCCCCCGCCACTGATTATAGTACACTGCCCATTAAGCCAGTACTGAGCCATTTAATCTTTTTTGAAGTCTACTTCAACCCATTCTATTTCCAGAACCATAATCCACACTCATCTTCTCACCAGTAATAAGCTCACTTCTCAAGTATCATGATACCAGGAAGTGTGTATCTTGGATAAGGGACTCATAAAAGGTCCATCACCCATTATTAATTAAGTATAATGCTATTATGCATCAGGTACATGTGAACTTGATAGCAGTGAGACCGTCATCAAGGGACACAACCTCTGGTTCAACCAAGAAAGTCTTGTTCCTAGACCTGCAACAGAAGGGTGACAATTCTCTTGTAGGAAATGATGACTTAATCAAGATGTTCTCAAGACTCAATCTGAGTGGTTCTACCTACAACACAATTGTCCCCCTAATGACAGCTTCATTGGCCTTCCCTCAAACTCTCATAAGTGCATTTCTAATTCTCATCAGTAGGTCTCTTGTGAACTATAAATCTAGGGGAATAGTGAGGTGTTCTtggcagttatttttaaaaattcacaaatggcAACCACCCCCAACACTAATTAAAGGAATATGATTTCTCTTgacttcttattttctttaattaaccCCTGTTTAggaggagaaaacacacacaccccgTGCACCAGAACACCAAATACTGTCAACAAAATTCTTTGTATCATATGGATGATACAAATGGGTATGGTATGATACCTATATCGTATGGGttgataaatatataacattctCCATCTACACCCACAAGAAATATCCTCAACCAGTCAGTAACCTTTCTCATGAATGCCAGAAGTAGCCTTAGAATCATTCTTTATGCAAAACTCCAGGGAATTGTCATCAATTAGAGCTGCTCCTCAGAACAAAACCTATCTAACACTCTTACAATttaacacacacaaatacacacccactgaggcccaaggtcacacagcaaataagTGGTACATCTGAGACTAATGTCCAGGACTCTTATTTCCTGAGGCTGACGCTTTCTTTCACAAGGTATCATGATGGCTAATCAGTAAATTAAGAATATTTGCAACAGCTTTGAAATCCTTTATTTGCCAAAGagaaaattattgaaagaaaaaggaaaatcaatttGTAGCTCCCtggataacattttaaaagatctgtACTTCAAAAATAACTGCTAAAAACCCTTCTAAAtgttaagaagttaaaaaaaaaatagttccctgaataacatttttaaagatccGTACTTCAAAAATAACTGCTAAAAACCCTTCTAAATGTTAAGAAGTTAAGAAAAATTGCTATTAATTAAATGTTCAATTAAtgtttattatgaatattttattgtaattaggCTAAGTTTGTGACAAAGTagagtgtatgcatgtgtgcttCATACACGTTATAGTACATTCATGCTCCCTTATATAATCAAAGTTTGTGGAAGTCAATGCCAATTTTATAGACCTTTTATAGTGGACATAATGAGCAGTGGTCTGATAAATCAGGAGAAATAGATGGAATCTACCCTTATCTTAGAGTATTGGCTAGTCAGTAACCTCTCTGCACCTCGGTTTTCTCGTTGTTTAGTTGAAGGTGTCTCTTTGGTCCCTGTGGTACGGAAAAACTTTCCTCTAAACCATGATTTTCCTCTATTCTTGCACCACAATGgtcaacacagaagacttttgTGACCAAATGTATGGGTGGTTTTCCCCACACACCAAACAGCAGACAGCAGTTGGGAGTCCTCCAATTCAGTTcagacactatctacctggagatagtgtcagatcccacaagttGAGGGCTCCATCTCCAAGACTgcccctctccacacacacacaccggtcCCAAGTCCCAGCCTGTGGAACTCTGACCAATTAGCTTTAAGCTGGGGCTAGCATAACACCCTCTTCAGGCTTGATTAATTTGCgaagcagctcacagaactcagggaaatacCTACTTACATTTGtaggtttattataaagaatattgtaaaggatacagatgaagagacacaTAGGACGAGGTACGGGGGAAGGGGCACAGAGcatccatgccctccctgggtgcATCACCCTCCAGGAAGCTCCACGGGTTCCACTATCTGAAAGCTCAATTAAGCctgtcctcttgcatttttatGGAAGTTTCATGACATCACCATTCCTTCTCCCAAGTTTAGTGTGGGACCCACTCCTGGCAGAGTCTTAAGACCCACAGTTGGAAAGAGGGGGTAATGTTAGAGTGGAAAGAAGGCAGAGGAAGTTCAGAGGCCTGCCCCTGAGGCCTGACATACCCAACATTATAACGCAAAAGACTGTAACAGGGATATGGGTGTTATGGGCCAGGAACTGGGGATGAAAATCAATGTATATCATAACACCACAGTCCCCTAAAGTACTCAAGAGCTCTATCATTCAAAgcataattttgttgttttaaacataTTATGGAATATTAAACTTGCTTTATAATGTACATAAAATGTTGTCAACTTATTTGacaccacaattttaaaaaattatacacttCCTTATATGTTTTTAAGTTGACATCTAAATTTTTATCTCAAATGTAATAGTTACAAAGATGCAATTTCTAGTATATTGCATATCagatataacatttaaatatattaatatacttgGAGTTGCAGATTTAGCCCATTCAACTTATGAAACATGTCTGCTATATGTTAATGAGGCATATTTCTGAAACGATTTGTGAAACATCTGCTGTTCTCGTGGTCAAGCATATTAGTCAAATCAGATTTATTGCCATACAAAGCCAAACttacatttttcaatttaaaaaaaagtcagtatgTACTCCATAACACTCACTCTACTTCTGAATTCTAATTCTAATTTACATAAACAGAGACAAGGTTAGCTAGAGCCTTTCCATGATTTTGTTACCTAAATAAAATCAGGCATTTCTCATATACACATGTATcttttgtatataattttattatacataCACAATACATATAATTTCATTGCAATTGctcatataaatatgtttttaacaaaatttaagGCTCTTATTCAGGAGCTTTACATTTTCAAACACTCCTCTTTTTAGCCCCTAACTTTTTTATACCCTGGGAAATGCATCATAAGATTCAGGATGGATGAGAGGTGcacattattttttgtaaagtagGAGGTGATCATCGTGAAAAGGGTGGTAGGAATGGAGAAATACTGACTGCAGGAGTGGTTTTCAGACAGATCAGTTAAGGAAGAGACACAATGGAAGCTGAGCATCTTCAGAATGATTTCCTTAAAGCTGTCCGAGCCATATACCCctggaaagtcttcaaatatccTCAAGGCTATGCATACTCTGTTTAAAGATATCTGAACTGGGATTCCTTTATGACTGAAAAAATGTACAGCAAATTCTTATGTCCCTTATTATTGgaaaaaaatgagacagaaaattcaaGAAAGCATTTACTTCTCCAGGCTCTTTTATCCTCAAGTCCTCAGGACAAAATTGCTTGCCATAACCACACATACAAACAGCAAAGAGGCCTCATAATAGGAGCCACTCCTACTGGCAGTGTCTTCCCAGGTTGCTTATGACAAGGTTTATAAGGTTGAGTCTGTGCTTTTCATAAAAGAATGCCATGGCAGATTAGCAATATCGCAGGATGTGGAAATGACAGCCTAAGTGCCACATCACTCCTCCCACCCTGTCAGCATAACCTAACAAAAcaactttatttgaattttattcgGTTTCCTATTTAACCTTTGGTTCCTGCAATTCTGAGCATAGGTACATTCCAAAGAATACACGTTTTTAAAGTGGGTATGCACAGGCTTTTACTTTatcatatacataatatacataatagCATATGTCAATTTTCACTACATAAGAagaaaattcatttattaatcaATCGAGAAGACAATATTTATCCACTTATTTATTACTAGATAGTCTTGGAAGAGCATGAATATGCTTTATTCACTAATTAGAAACTGCATTAGCTTTAGTATTCCTGGAAAATAAAGTGCAAGGGGATAATCAATGAAAAGATGCCTGAACTGATTAACAGCGACTATGTCATGAAGGACCTTGTGAGCCACAGGACTGATTATTTAAGCAATAGATGTTATTAAAGAGTTTTAATCTGCTCATATCATCAGATTTATACTGTGGAAGGCTCCCTCTGGTGGCAGTGTAGGGAATGGATCAACTAAAGGCAGTAAGACAATAAAAGCTTTGGAGAGGCTTGAGGTATTCTAGATGAAAGATAATATTGAGGAAAAATAGTAGTAATTGTAGCAGGAATAACGAAAAGTGGAAAGACTTAAGACTGTAACAGCATCTCCTAGACTTGAGAATCTGTTGGAGGTAGGCAGTAGAATGGATGGTGATGTCACTAACTtgggaaattaaaaatagaacaggCTTGGAATAAAAGACAAGGAGTTCAGATTTGGACATATGGAATTAGAAATACTTGTCTATAGCTCAGAGCAGAGGTCAAAGTCAGAACTAGAAATAGAGGATCTGTGGCATAGAGACGATAACTGAAGCTGTGGGAGTCAGTGTGGTGAAAGTGGAGCACATGCGTGGTGTGGGGTAAAAAGGAGGGCTGAGGAACAACAACATCACAGGGATGTTCAGAAGGATGCCTTGCAAAGGAGACAGCGGGATGACTAGAGAGTCAACAAAAAACTAGAGCAGGGTGGGTCACGAACAGCAAGGGAAGCAAAGTCTTCAAAAAGAGAGTAATCACGGTATAAAACGTTGACGAGTGGAAAGTTAAAAAGGACAAGGATATGTGGACTGGAAGCATGCCCAGGttcgtgttgttgcaaatggaaAAGTATGCGTTAGTGAGAGGTTTTTCCCTGCCTTGGTAACTTAAGAGAAGGTGCAATGGGTTGAAAAGCAATGAGAAGTGAAAGAGGAAAAATTTGGATATGAAGAGGCAAAGAGACCTGCATTAGTTAGTGAGGGATACAGGGCTCAAGGAGAGGTTTTTTATATACATGATGAACTGATTAACAATCCTACAGTCAAggaaattaacatatccatctccTCACATAGTTAACCATTTTTAGTGTGTGTGATGAGaacacctaaaatctactctATTTGCAAATTTctagtatacaatacagtattattaactatagtcatcatgctgcCCATTTGATTTCTAGATTTATTCATACTACATTAATTACATCCTTGTGCCTTTTGACAAGTATCTCTCCATTTCCCCCACCTCCTCACCTTcagtaatcaccattctactttctgcttctatggaGAGTAGAAGTGAGTTTTTttaccacatataagtgagatcatgtggtatttgtctctgtgtgtctggcttgtttcacttagcataatgtcttccaagtTCATCTATGTTATTGCAAATGGCAGAATCAAggaagatttgttgttgttgttattttacatatgaagaattTGGAAGACTTTCTAAAGGTGGCAACAGCAAGATGGTAGAATAGGAAGTCTATGGGTCCACTTTCACTGCCCAGCCAACAGAAGGATCCACTAGCAACTATCCACAGACCAGaacatcttttcaaaaatcctacTACTTAGATACAACTCACATAGTCCCCAGAACTGAATGAAAACCGAATTAAAAGGATAAGAAGAACAGTCTCACTTTGACTGcactgctcctctccctcccccaagttGGCACAATGCCAGATGGAGAGGAACTCCTTGACCCAAAGTTTctactggggggaaaaaaagaactggAGATAGTTATCCAGCTTCCCTAACAATCTCATATAATTCCCAGGAAGGCTACTCCAGTCTCACTTCATGAGGAACGCTGTGGGTAGGTAATAGCACAGCTAGACTGCCCAGGATCAGGtaaaaacaaaggaaggaagcagaGGTCACAATGACCAGCATACAGATCTTGGTGGTACCTCTGCATTTCTGCCAGCCATGGAACTGGATGGAAGATACAAATCAACATGAAGCTGACCTCATGGTCTTCAGAAGCACAGTAGGAAGTTCAACCTAGCTTGAGTCCCCAGAGGGCTAGTCTTCATGCCCAGTCTCAGAGCCCACCCCAGTGACCCCACCCAGGCAGGGAGACCCCCGACTCCACCCATTGCAGATAAGCATAGAGGCTAGGCCTGCATGACTGGAGAAGTCAAGCAGCAGTTCCACTCAGCCCAAAAGCCCACTCAACCATCCTGCCAAGGCGTGGAAACTCCTACCTCAGCATATTTTGGAGAAGCACAGGGGCCAGACCTGCTTGACCCAGGAAGTCAGCCACCCAACTCAACCAAAAGCTTGTCACACAGCTCCACTGGGACAGGGAGGGAATCCTCAATCATGCATTTCAAAGAGCATGGCCCCTGGTTCTGTCCACCCCAAGCAGTAACTATACCTAAACTCAGTGCCTAGCCTGGAGCCCTACTCAACTGCAGATCCCAAATAGCAGAATTATCCAGCCAGGGAATACATCTTATTATCAGCCTGACCAGAAGCTTGGCAGTCCCTAGCCAGCAGCTCCTCCTTATACCAGTGCCCAACCAGTGATATTGCTGGGCAGTGGAACCTAGCCAGCAGCCCCagctaaaaacagaattaagGCAGCAGCCCAGCCAACTAGAGAGTCCACAAAAAGCTCTGCCTGCCTAGAGTCATTACCAGCTGGCCCTTTCAGAATCACAGTTAGACTAAACAGTGAAGGTCTATCCCTGCCAAAGAACACCTGTAAAGGCCAGCAGAGGAGGCTGTCTCCtcaaatacacagaaaacaaTGCAAGGacacaaaaattacaaagaattagGAAATCATAACACTctcaaaataaactaataaagcTCCAATAATGAACCCTAAAGAAATACAGATCTATCAAATGACtgaaaagaattcagaataatcATCTTAAAGATGTTCAGTGAACTAAAAGAatacacattaaaaattaaataaaatttggaaaacaatacATGAACAAAGTGAGAAGTTTGACAAAGAGACACaatttcaaaaacagaaattctagagataaagattacaggcatgacttaGAGATACTATGGGTTCAGTTATAGACCACCACAATTTTATCATGAGGCAcagtaattcagtcacatctttgaGCTCTACTTACATTTCTGGTTCTCACTATTTCTACCACATTGGCAattacttcttccactgaagtcttggacccctcaaagtcatccatgaggattgAAATAAACTTCTTTCAAACTTCTATTAA is part of the Symphalangus syndactylus isolate Jambi chromosome 2, NHGRI_mSymSyn1-v2.1_pri, whole genome shotgun sequence genome and harbors:
- the LOC129470430 gene encoding mitochondrial import inner membrane translocase subunit Tim8 B-like, encoding MAELGEADEAELQRLVAAEQQKAQFTAQATKLLVHHFMELYWDKCVEKPGNRLDSRTENCLSSCVDRFIDTTLAITSRFAQIVQKGGQ